The following is a genomic window from Streptomyces lincolnensis.
GAGCCGGAGGCCGTGTCGGCGGGGGAGGGGCGGGTGAGCAGGAAGGCGCCCGCGGCCACGGCGACCACGGCGATGCCCGCCGCGACGGCCAGATACGCCTTCCTCCGGGGACGCCGACCGCCGCCCTCGTCGGCCGGGAGAGGCGTGAGGGGCGTGACGGGGGCGTACGGGCCGACGGGCGTGGGCATGCCGCCGTACTGCCCGGGCGGTGTGGGTGTGCCGGCGGGCGGCCCCGCCGGTGTGGGCGACCCGCCGTACGGTCCGGCCGGGGTGGAGCCGCCCGCGTACGCACCGGGCGGGGGCGGACCGAACCCCGGCCCGGACCCGGCGGCCCCCGTCCGCTCCAGCGCGGCACGGAAGTGGTCGGTCTGCTGTGCGGAGGCGTTCTCCAGGAGGGCGGAGCCCTGGCGCCGGTCGTGGAGGCGGGCGGCGAGGGGCTCGTGCCAGGCGGGGGCGGGCCCGTGCCCGGCGGCCGTGGCGGCCTCGGTCAGCTGGTGCGGGGTGGGGCGGGCGGCCGGGTCCTTGGCGAGGCAGGCGGACAGCAGAGTGGCCAACGCGGGGTGCACGGCCGCGAGTTCGTCCATGACCTGCGGCCTGGGCTCCTCGAAGGCGACCCGGTGCATGACGTCGACGCCGGTGCCGTCGCCGAACGGGGCGTGCCCGGTGGCGGCGTAGACGATCGAGCTCGCGAGCGAGAACATGTCGGAGGCGGTGTCGCAGCGGCCCTCGCGCAGATACTCCGGCGACATGAAGGCGGGGGTGCCGACCCGGCTGCCCGTGCCGGTGATCGCGCTGCTGTCGGCGGCCTGCGAGATCCCGAAGTCGATGACATGCGCGCCCTGGGGGGACAGGACGACGTTCGACGGCTTGAGGTCCCGGTGCACGACCCCCGCGGCGGCCAGTGCCGCCAGTGCCTGTCCGAGCTCGCCCACCAGCCGCCACACGCCCGCCGGTTCCAGCGGCCCGCACTCCTTCACCGCGTCGGCGAGGTTCAGGCCCGGCAGGTACTGCGTCGCCATCCACAGCAGCTCGCCCTCGAACCCGCTCCCCAGCAACTCCGGGGTGTGCGGTGTCCGGACCCGCCCGTGCACCGCCGCCTCCCGCTCGAACCGCCGCCTGAACTGCGGGTCCTCGGCGTACTCGGGCCGGATCACCTTCACCGCCGCGAGCCCCGGCCGGTCGTCGGCGGGCCGGGCGAGGAAGACCCGCCCCATACCGCCGCTGCCGAGCCGCCCGAGCGGGAGGTACGGCCCGATGCGGGCGGGGTCGGCGGGTTGCAGGGGCGTGGCGCCCGTCTGCCTCAGGGCGGCGCCACCGGCGGCCGCTGTGTACGACGGTGGCGTGGACCGCCACTGGTCCGTCATGGGTCCCCCGTGGTGCTGTGCTTCCGCAACGTACAGATGTGCCGGGCAAGTTGGTGCGAGGCTACCGTGCCGGGACGGGGGAGATCCCGGAGGCTCCTGAGACGTGCGGACACTGTGACGCGGTGACGTCGAACGGTCCGCGGCCCGCGGCCCGTCGTGGTGAACCGGCGGGCCGTCGGGTCGGCGTGCCGTCAGGCGGTCCCGGAGCGGGCGTGCTTCAGCGCCCGGTCCCTGGCCTGGCGGTGGGCCTTGATCTCCGCTTCCCAGTCGCCCCGGAGGGTCTTCTCCGCCCGCTGCTGCCCCGCGGCCACCGCCTGGTGCAGCCGCGCCCGCTGCTGGCAGGCGACATCGGCCCGGGCTACGGCGAGTTCGGCCCGCCCGGTCTCCCGCAGGGCCTCGGAGTCCCCCGCGGCCTTCTCCACGCGCTCCTGGATCTCCTGGCGCGGCTCGCCCAGCGCGCGGTAGGGGTGCCCCTCCTCCGCCATGCACGTGGCCCATTTCCGCTCGGCGGTCCGAAAGGCGGCGCCGCGCAGGGTGGCCGTCACCACCTGGTTGCCGACTCCTTCCAGGGCCCGGAAACGTTCGGTCCACGGCTTGCCGTAGACGGAACGGAAACCGGTCTCGACGCAGGCACCGGGGTCGTAGGAGAGGGTCACCCCGTCGGGCCGCTTCACCTTGCGGTGGCGGTCGGGTGTCCCCACCAGCGCCTCGTGCCACTGGCGTTGCCGGGTCTCGGACAGCCGCTGGAGGATCTCGTCGTTGGGATCACCGGCCGGCGGGCCCAGCCGCTGGGCCGTGATGCCGTAGCCGTCGTCGGTGGCGCGGTCCGGCTGGAGCAGGCCGTAGGGGTTGTCCTCCACCAGCCGCCAGGGATCGCGCGCCGGTATGACGTGGTACTCGAAG
Proteins encoded in this region:
- a CDS encoding protein kinase domain-containing protein, with product MTDQWRSTPPSYTAAAGGAALRQTGATPLQPADPARIGPYLPLGRLGSGGMGRVFLARPADDRPGLAAVKVIRPEYAEDPQFRRRFEREAAVHGRVRTPHTPELLGSGFEGELLWMATQYLPGLNLADAVKECGPLEPAGVWRLVGELGQALAALAAAGVVHRDLKPSNVVLSPQGAHVIDFGISQAADSSAITGTGSRVGTPAFMSPEYLREGRCDTASDMFSLASSIVYAATGHAPFGDGTGVDVMHRVAFEEPRPQVMDELAAVHPALATLLSACLAKDPAARPTPHQLTEAATAAGHGPAPAWHEPLAARLHDRRQGSALLENASAQQTDHFRAALERTGAAGSGPGFGPPPPGAYAGGSTPAGPYGGSPTPAGPPAGTPTPPGQYGGMPTPVGPYAPVTPLTPLPADEGGGRRPRRKAYLAVAAGIAVVAVAAGAFLLTRPSPADTASGSPTASAHNTPDGAAASVLPTASPSKAAENKKEKKGTGGKETGEEKAKDDESPGADGGSSGAGGERVTPDPDPTATTGNGGGSAPSPTPTKTATKPATPPWISQCTYYSGTELTTRGDKGQRVVQVQCMLTQRGYSVGGSGVDGQFGADTVSAVKLFQGDKGLVVDGDVGAKTWAALRSST